Part of the Paludisphaera borealis genome, GCCGCAAGACCGACCAAGACCGGACGATCGCCACCCTCGTCGAAGAGAACCGCAGCCTCCGCGAAGCCCTCGGCAAGCGGCAAGACGCGGGGGTTTAGGGATTCGCAAGAAGCAAATTGGGGTTTCAGACGAGCTTTCTGTTTTCAGGTCCCTTAGCGGCTCTCCGACGCCTCGGCCCTGAGCGTCGACCAGGACGTAGTATGGAAAACCCCGGCCGGATCGATCGGGCCTTGCGAGCCAGGATCAGGAACATGGCCTGAAAGGCGTCCTCGGCGTCGTGCTCATTGGGCAGTACGCCTCGACAGACGCGCAGGACCATCGGCCCGTGCTGGTCCATCAAGGCCGCGAAGGCCAGCTCGGCCGCCTCCCCCTCGCGGGTCACGAACCGCTCGATCAATTGCCCGTCGGTCAAGCCCCCGAACGTCCCCGC contains:
- a CDS encoding RNA polymerase sigma factor; its protein translation is MAVEGSGAVPRSIHALLTAGTFGGLTDGQLIERFVTREGEAAELAFAALMDQHGPMVLRVCRGVLPNEHDAEDAFQAMFLILARKARSIRPGFSILRPGRRSGPRRRRAAKGPENRKLV